The following proteins come from a genomic window of Chionomys nivalis chromosome 9, mChiNiv1.1, whole genome shotgun sequence:
- the Snap23 gene encoding synaptosomal-associated protein 23 isoform X1, with the protein MDNLSSEEIQLRAHQVTDESLESTRRILGLAIESQDAGIKTITMLDEQGEQLNRIEEGMDQINKDMREAEKTLTELNKCCGLCVCPCNRLSDGGCFFETRTKNFESGKNYKATWGDGGDNSPSNVVSKQPGRVTNGQPQQATGTASGGYIKRITNDAREDEMEENLTQVGSILGNLKNMALDMGNEIDAQNQQIQRITEKADTNKDRIDIANTRAKKLIDS; encoded by the exons ATGGATAATCTGTCGTCAGAAGAAATTCAGCTAAGGGCTCACCAGGTTACTGATgag TCTTTGGAAAGTACAAGGAGAATCCTGGGCTTAGCCATAGAG TCTCAGGATGCGGGAATCAAGACTATCACTATGCTGGATGAGCAAGGAG AACAACTAAATCGCATAGAAGAAGGCATGgaccaaataaataaagacatgagagaggcagagaagactTTAACAGAACTCAACAAGTGCTGTGGCCTTTGCGTCTGCCCTTGTAATAG aTTGTCAGATGGTGGTTGTTTCTTTGAAACCAG GACGAAGAACTTTGAGTCTGGAAAGAACTATAAGGCAACATGGGGAGATGGTGGAGACAACTCACCTAGCAATGTAGTATCTAAGCAACCAGGACGGGTAACAAATGGTCAGCCTCAGCAAGCCACAGGAACAGCCAGCGGTGGATACATTAAACG TATAACTAACGATGCCAGAGAAGATGAGATGGAAGAGAACCTGACTCAAGTGGGCAGTATCCTAGGCAATCTAAAGAACATGGCTCTGGACATGGGCAATGAAATTGATGCTCAGAACCAGCAAATACAGAGGATCACAGAAAAG gctGACACCAACAAAGATCGGATTGACATTGCCAATACAAGAGCAAAGAAACTCATTGACAGCTAA
- the Snap23 gene encoding synaptosomal-associated protein 23 isoform X2: MDNLSSEEIQLRAHQVTDESLESTRRILGLAIESQDAGIKTITMLDEQGEQLNRIEEGMDQINKDMREAEKTLTELNKCCGLCVCPCNRTKNFESGKNYKATWGDGGDNSPSNVVSKQPGRVTNGQPQQATGTASGGYIKRITNDAREDEMEENLTQVGSILGNLKNMALDMGNEIDAQNQQIQRITEKADTNKDRIDIANTRAKKLIDS; the protein is encoded by the exons ATGGATAATCTGTCGTCAGAAGAAATTCAGCTAAGGGCTCACCAGGTTACTGATgag TCTTTGGAAAGTACAAGGAGAATCCTGGGCTTAGCCATAGAG TCTCAGGATGCGGGAATCAAGACTATCACTATGCTGGATGAGCAAGGAG AACAACTAAATCGCATAGAAGAAGGCATGgaccaaataaataaagacatgagagaggcagagaagactTTAACAGAACTCAACAAGTGCTGTGGCCTTTGCGTCTGCCCTTGTAATAG GACGAAGAACTTTGAGTCTGGAAAGAACTATAAGGCAACATGGGGAGATGGTGGAGACAACTCACCTAGCAATGTAGTATCTAAGCAACCAGGACGGGTAACAAATGGTCAGCCTCAGCAAGCCACAGGAACAGCCAGCGGTGGATACATTAAACG TATAACTAACGATGCCAGAGAAGATGAGATGGAAGAGAACCTGACTCAAGTGGGCAGTATCCTAGGCAATCTAAAGAACATGGCTCTGGACATGGGCAATGAAATTGATGCTCAGAACCAGCAAATACAGAGGATCACAGAAAAG gctGACACCAACAAAGATCGGATTGACATTGCCAATACAAGAGCAAAGAAACTCATTGACAGCTAA